TTCGTTTTTTTATAAAAGATAATGTAAAACAACTGCATGAGTTAGAAAAGAAGACATTTTTATTTCATAtacagccatttaaaaaaaaaggaggcTGTGGCACTGATTGGTGGGTTAGGCAGATGAATTGTGGCACAATGAGACTGGCAAGATGATACAACTCTCTTCTCTCAAAATAGTCAAATACTTTTCTTCATCCAATATATGGGCTCTCCACGGAAATCCCTGTATGGGGTTTGTAGAGCAGAGGTAGCGCCTATATCCTGTACCGAAGGGGTAACTGATGGAGCAGATGGGAGTgaagggggaggaggagggggtggtGCAATAGGTGggaaaggaggagggggtggtgcagaatttaatgaagaaaaaattgaaggtGCAGCAATTGACAAGGAAGCCTGTGCAGGAAAAGGAAGTGGAGGGGGTGGTGGTGGTGTATTAGCTGAGGTAGAAGGTCCAAAAGCTGGAGCAGATGAAGGTGCAGCAACTGACAGAGAAGCCTGTGCATGAACAGGAGAGGGAagtggagggggtgggggtggtgtATTAGCGGAGTTAGAAGATCCAAAAGCTGTAGAAGATGAAGGTGCATCAACTGACGAAGCAGTAGGAGGTGGAATGGAGGGAAGTGGAGGGGGTGGTGGTACAGAACCAGAAAGTGGGTGAGAGGAGAATAGAGAAGGTGAATTATTTGTTGCAGAAAGTGGGGAGTGTGGGTGATTTGGAGGAGAATGGGGTGCACGTTTCGAAGTAAGGTCAGTCCTTGTGGTTGTCATGCTCTGTAACATGCTCATAGGCAGCAAGGTACCCAGAGAACCCATATTCTGGACAGGTTCTGTTAGGGTATAGCCTAAGTGAGCGTAGAAGTCCTGCTTGTCATGGGTGGTGAGGTAGAGATTTCGGAAGCCCCTGCCTCGTGAATAACACTCTGTTGCCTCCATCAAGCGCCGGCCATAGCCCATTCCTCTGAGCTCCGTGCTGACCACTACTGACTCTACAAATAAGCTATCTGGGTGTCCAATCACTCTACAGAGACGAGCATGGCCAAGGGCAGGGCCATCTGGAGAGCCAATGAGCACCAAACATGCTGGGAAGTCATCAGAGGATTTCTCCAAGGAATGGATCCGAGCTCCAAGGCTCCGACGCCACTGCTGATTCAGAAGATCTGCACAAGATCCCTTCAGATCTGGACGATGATGCAAAGGAACAAGAGCAACATTGGGATAGGGCAAAACcctgaaaaataagtaaaaaaatagaaatcaattaaaaaatgtaaaagccTTAACCCTGCTCATTACGTGTCACATTTTGTCTTTAATTAAATTTTCTgcttaaaatatttactgtatatatatattttagtctaTCCAGTGTACTTTATTGCCTTAATTTTCTAATATATGAAGCTGCgtaacatacttatacatatatcaATTGACTCTTTACCTTCGAATATCCAtttcaataattttttaaaatCAATTATCACCCAAGATAAATTAACCCCATAGTTGTCGAACCATTTCACACCCATATGCTGAGCTGTTCTGGAGCCTTTAGGTACTGTTCACATTAAAGCACTACATTTTTTTTGTCGCTACCAACCAAGAAAgggctatccagggtactgaacaaaaaatgggacggctcctatgctcacattcctgctttttcaaataaagatagcaagagaacaaagaaaatgatactatgagtaaattagaaagttgcttaaaactgctgctctatctgaatcatgaaagaaaacatttgggttcagtatccctttaagtataatatgtTTAGAACTGTGAAAACTTATTTtggtattaaataaattaaaatagaaagttgtagCTACTGTCTTCTATGTAATTTATAACACAAACACATAATATACTTccaaaaaccccccacaataattaaaatacatattatatcaCAGTGTTCTCCCTAGGACTTTTTTGATGGGTGCagcacccggctgattttactgaccatccggctaaaattttagccaagatTAAGCTGACATTAGCtaatattaattttctttaattgtTTATTGCAcagaatatcattaaataaatgtatgttaaattttgcaattattttgtgctttggatagcagaacattttataatattagaaagtattacactgccccacctggctacttcataatgctacccggctgcaacattttctgtggagaacactttaataaaaaaaaagtatttttttgtataatgctaAAGTCCTAGTTTGACTagtgtattgtaacaaaagagttCGAGTGTCTTTTgacacatttaaattatttttgtcatAAAATTCTGATTCGGATCGTTTACATTGCACCTTTAATGCAGAGATGTGTAGTAAAACACCTCTTTAccgccttcaaacactgattttgaCTCTCTTGAAAATTTCACAGGCAATCTCAATCACAACGGATCCCATTTTAAAATATTGCCATTACCACGatgcacacaaattatatattttatttcagcaAACTCAGCAgagaaataaattataattttatttatatatcatgacGTAAGAAATCTacaacaaaatatgtgaaaaaatgcaGATATAAAATTATAATAAGCAAGATAAAAAACAATAACATACGTTTATTTTCCACTGTTGTCAATGTAAGGGTTTAtctttatatactgtaaataagagcatttggtatatatatacaggtagccctcagtttacgccggggttaggttccaggaggaatggttgtaaatcgaaaccgttgtaaattgaaacccagtttataatgtaagtcaatgggaagtgagggggttaggttccaggcccctctcaaaattgtcataagtaacacctaatacattatttttaaagctttgaaatgaagactttaaatgctaaacagcattataaacctaataatatagattgtatcatcatcaaactaagtttaatgaacaaaaacatttgctaacagcacctattaaaataatcacacaacagcctgcatcatcatcaaactaagtttaatgaacaaaaagatTTGccaacagcacctaataaaataatcacacaacagactgcatcatcatcaaactaagtttaataaacaaaaacgtttttttacttgcatttttatgcaatcagttctctgcattgttagcatgttagataatattgggtctgcacctattctatgcatttcaatctgcagtgattaataagcagttaggcatccttacctcaagcagctggacaggaagataatagggaagtggctgctaaaacttgttgctcgatagctaatgtctgctctgtgtatacagatcaatttcaggctgttaaatggacagtacactgtaaaattgtttttccataaatgtattttaaatgacttgttataccaactgcagagtataaaatatttgagaaattgcattttcgggtttatttgtgtatctgaagtagctggttttgtgctttgaaaccacagcctattacaatgggttgagcttcaggtaatatcagatctcattatgttatcactttcatgtacacagatttgcttccttatcttatatttgtctggaacaccaaagctcaatacatagagagaacaatggaaaattatcattttattacttaactatcatgccccccactgagggtgtaatctcttctgctggctgtgtttacttaggcttgtcaatagcatatacgccagtatcaaaactttcagtataggttgggaaaccacaagctaaatcagctatttcacatgctgaaataagagtaaaggagctacttgcaaccaatttaatactctagcaggtaaaaagtatCATTggcaataatttaaaggggagaaagtttttgggtgaactgtccctttaagttgcataactttgctgcaaaacaagcggacagctccacctactggctattttaattagtgcattttgctttccaaagcttttcaatagcagtcacatgactgaaaaaaaggttgctattttGAACAGGTGCAAATTGAAcaggtgtaaaccgagggccacctgcatatatatatatatatatatatatatatatataagtttaatcTGCACGTAGGGGCTTCCAGTTATTTACACCAACAGATAACTATTACCGCAGTTATTACCTTGCTATTCCAACCTATACAGTAGATATGTGGATTCTGAGGTTTCGTTCACCTCCGAATGTGTAAGCCGCACGGCTATTTTCGTCGCCGCATTTATTCCTGTGCAGCAGCAACACAGTAcattttgtgcaaatccagatttgagTGCGTTActgttgcacaagaataaatgcagTAACGAAAATAGTCGAGCGGCATGAAGAGCTGTCATCTTAGGCATTCGGAGGTGAACAAAACGTCAGAATGCACGTGTCTTCTATATAGGATATTTATTTAAAAGAGGGGCTTCTTCATTTCTATGCTATTCTAATCCATAACATACTTTTAAAACTGCCCGATCTAGTCATATCCGAGTCATTACATATTTTCAGCTATGATTAAATGAGCGCACAAGGAACTGGCATTTACGTGTTTTTGTTGACCGTTTATTTTGTAGGATTTACATAGAGCTTTGCATAATACAATTACAACCAGCTTATGGAAACCaacaaaatcattaaaaaaaatgatacactGTTTTTCTCTATATTAGATCATGTTAAAGGGTCATAACACTGGTAACAGAATACTACTTATTAAAATACACAAAGTGCATAGATAATAAATTGCGTTTGTAAAGAAAGCTGAAATCATAATAATTAccatcctttttcttttttgaagAAACTGCTGAAATGGCTTAAAGCAATTGACCAATCATATTGGTTACTCTTATTTGCTAACTGAATATGCTAATAGGAAATGCGCAATCCTGTTTACATGCGCACTAGGCGTGAAACATACATGCATGTCTCTTTAGAGTGAAGGTGTGCGCTTGCGTAGTTAGACAGAGCAAGTCTGCAACACTAGTCACTCACGTGCCACGGATAACAATCACGTCACTACAGTTATAGCTAATCGAGACAGATGAAAAATACTCCTCCTACTGACAGCCTTGCAAGAGAACAGAATCAAGGAATTAAATATCGAGGTGCGCGCTCCCAAGGGCTATATGTAGAGCCATTCGTGAATGGCTTTGCATTATTAGGTAAACGGAGGGAgtgaaaaaaaggatttttttttattgagtttattatattaaaattaaaaatctatactataattgcgtttgtaatgtccgtcgccatcggcagttgagcacgcatcctcaaagtaatgttggcagcgcgagccagccaagaattcacctggatgcagcgaagctggtaagctgcatcccggtggattccaaaaatggcagggtggtgaaagaatcctgccattttcagaatccaccgggatgcagcaaaggcaaacggagcattacaaaaaaaaaacaacgcacACAATAAGTATAgaaccgcacgcaataagtatttaaaaaaaaaactaagcgcctgcaataagtattaaaagaaaaaaacctaagcgcccgtaataagtatttaaaaaaacccaaaaaaaaacctaactgcctgcacaaagtattaagaaaaaatacccctaaatccgcaaaccccaacatcgcaaactacctaatacatctattaacccctaatccgccaacccctcacaacacat
The nucleotide sequence above comes from Bombina bombina isolate aBomBom1 chromosome 7, aBomBom1.pri, whole genome shotgun sequence. Encoded proteins:
- the LOC128635948 gene encoding N-alpha-acetyltransferase 80-like — translated: MMSISSHPTEKYVNDQWTLQARSNPRVLPYPNVALVPLHHRPDLKGSCADLLNQQWRRSLGARIHSLEKSSDDFPACLVLIGSPDGPALGHARLCRVIGHPDSLFVESVVVSTELRGMGYGRRLMEATECYSRGRGFRNLYLTTHDKQDFYAHLGYTLTEPVQNMGSLGTLLPMSMLQSMTTTRTDLTSKRAPHSPPNHPHSPLSATNNSPSLFSSHPLSGSVPPPPPLPSIPPPTASSVDAPSSSTAFGSSNSANTPPPPPPLPSPVHAQASLSVAAPSSAPAFGPSTSANTPPPPPPLPFPAQASLSIAAPSIFSSLNSAPPPPPFPPIAPPPPPPPSLPSAPSVTPSVQDIGATSALQTPYRDFRGEPIYWMKKSI